A window of the Tiliqua scincoides isolate rTilSci1 chromosome 5, rTilSci1.hap2, whole genome shotgun sequence genome harbors these coding sequences:
- the LOC136652310 gene encoding zinc finger protein 271-like isoform X2 — MSQVTPLLHRHLHRQSNMPGSEGYTNMLGILEPPVPDSTRRVLEKPFLCTDCGKSFSQSSNLIEHQRIHTGERPFTCSECEKSFSRSSTLVEHQRTHTGEKPYTCPECGRGFSRSSTLTEHQRTHTGETPFPCRECGKAFSRTSNLVKHLRTHSGEKPYTCALCGKRFSLSSNLLKHERTHSGEKPFSCALCGKRFKKKTHLVSHHRVHTGERPYRCEECGKCFSQSSILIEHQRIHTGEKPYKCADCGKSFCVSSNLIKHQRIHTVDKPYHCMECGKSFSQSSVLIEHQRIHTGERPFVCNVCGKRFSQSSTLMGHQRIHTGEKPFACPECGRGFSRSSALTEHQRTHTGETPFPCHECGKAFSRTSNLVKHLRTHSGEKPYACTLCGKRFSLSSNLLKHERTHSGEKPFPCPLCGKCFKKKTHLVSHNRVHTGERPYRCEECGKCFSQSSSLIEHQRIHTGEKPYKCPQCGRGFYVNSKLVKHQRIHTGEKPYACSACGKTFRYKQQFPRHQAHVHPGEDQVSVLTLGTSVNVTLVGPLIQSP; from the exons ATGTCCCAGGTTACCCCCCTGCTACATAGACACCTGCATAGGCAGTCCAACATGCCAGGTTCAGAGGGTTACACCAACATGCTGGGCATCCTAGAACCACCGGTCCCTGATTCAACCCGACGTGTGCTAGAGAAGCCATTCCTCTGCACTGATTGTGGGAAGAGCTTCTCACAAAGTTCCAACTTGATAGagcaccagagaatccacactggggagcgCCCATTCACGTGCAGCGAGTGTGAGAAGAGCTTTAGCCGCAGCAGCACCCTTGTAGAACACCAGCGTacacacacaggtgagaaaccttaCACATGCCCAGAGTGTGGGCGGGGCTTCAGCCGCAGCTCTACTCTCACTGAGCACCAGCGCACCCACACTGGTGAGACACCTTTCCCATGCCGGGAGTGTGGGAAGGCCTTCAGCCGTACCTCCAACCTCGTTAAGCACCTGCGTACCCACTCAGGCGAGAAGCCCTACACTTGTGCACTTTGTGGGAAGCGCTTCTCCCTCAGCTCCAATCTCCTGAAGCACGAGCGTACCCACTCTGGGGAGAAGCCCTTCTCTTGTGCCCTCTGCGGAAAGCGCTTCAAGAAAAAAACCCACCTAGTGTCCCACCATCGTGTGCATACAGGGGAGCGACCCTACCGGTGCGAGGAGTGTGGGAAGTGCTTCTCCCAAAGTTCTATTTTAATTGagcaccagagaatccacactggggagaagccatACAAATGTGCAGACTGTGGGAAGAGCTTCTGTGTGAGCTCCAACCTCATCaaacatcagagaatccacacgg TGGATAAGCCCTACCATTGTATGGAGTGCGGGAAGAGCTTTTCGCAGAGCTCCGTGCTCATTGAACACCAGCGCATTCACACTGGGGAGAGGCCCTTTGTCTGCAATGTGTGTGGGAAGCGTTTCTCCCAGAGCTCCACCCTAATGGggcaccagagaatccacactggCGAGAAACCCTTTGCCTGCCCAGAGTGTGGACGGGGTTTCAGCCGAAGCTCTGCCCTGACAGAACATCAGCGCACCCATACTGGCGAGACGCCGTTCCCATGTCATGAGTGTGGGAAAGCCTTCAGCCGCACTTCCAACCTTGTGAAGCACCTGCGCACCCATTCAGGTGAGAAGCCCTATGCCTGCACCCTCTGTGGAAAGCGCTTCTCTCTCAGCTCCAACCTCCTCAAGCACGAGCGCACCCACTCAGGGGAGAAGCcttttccctgccccctttgtgGCAAATGCTTCAAGAAGAAAACCCACTTGGTGTCACACAATCGGGTACACACTGGGGAGCGGCCCTACCGTTGtgaggagtgtggaaagtgcttctcCCAGAGCTCATCCCTGATTGagcaccagagaatccacaccGGGGAGAAGCCTTACAAATGTCCCCAGTGTGGCCGAGGGTTCTATGTCAACTCCAAACTGGTCaaacatcagagaatccacacaggtgagaaaccctatgCCTGTTCAGCGTGTGGAAAAACCTTCCGATACAAGCAACAGTTTCCCCGTCACCAGGCCCATGTCCACCCTggagaggaccaggtgtctgtgCTCACTTTGGGCACCAGTGTTAATGTTACTCTCGTAGGGCCTCTCATTCAGAGCCCCTAA
- the KAT8 gene encoding histone acetyltransferase KAT8, with protein MAAAAGPIGGDVAAVADEGGGGGERGSPPGSDLRRPGPGGREEEEAPPGEGGAGSQSHPPPSSSPPPAPREAEVAVEIGETYLCRRGDGTWHSAEVIQSRINEQEAREEFYVHYVGFNRRLDEWVDKNRLALTKTVKDAVQKNTDQYMNELSEQPERKITRNQKRKHDEINHVQKTYAEMDPTTAALEKEHEAITKVKYVDKIHIGNYEIDAWYFSPFPEDYGKQPKLWICEYCLKYMKFEKTYRYHLGQCQWRQPPGKEIYRKNNISVYEVDGKDHKIYCQNLCLLAKLFLDHKTLYFDVEPFVFYILTEVDRQGAHIVGYFSKEKESPDGNNVACILTLPPYQRRGYGKFLIAFSYELSKLESTVGSPEKPLSDLGKLSYRSYWSWVLLEILRDFRGTLSIKDLSQMTSITQNDIISTLQSLNMVKYWKGQHVICVTPKLVEEHLKSAQYKKPPITVDSLCLRWAPPKHKQAKISKK; from the exons ATGGCAGCGGCCGCGGGGCCTATAGGGGGCGACGTTGCAGCCGTGGCAGATGAAGGCGGCGGGGGCGGTGAGCGGGGTAGCCCCCCCGGCTCGGACCTGCGGCGCCCGGGGCCGGGGGggcgagaggaggaggaggcgccgCCGGGAGAGGGCGGCGCGGGCAGCCAGAGCCACCCGCCGCCGTCGTCGTCACCGCCGCCCGCCCCGCGCGAGGCTGAGGTCGCCGTGGAGATCGGCGAGACGTACCTGTGCCGGCGCGGGGACGGGACGTGGC ATTCTGCAGAAGTGATCCAGTCTCGAATCAATGAGCAAGAAGCCAGGGAAGAGTTTTACGTGCACTATGTTGGAT TCAATCGGCGTCTGGATGAGTGGGTAGATAAGAACCGCTTGGCCCTCACCAAGACTGTCAAAGATGCTGTGCAGAAGAATACTGACCAGTACATGAACGAGCTGTCTGAGCAGCCAGAGCGCAAAATCACCCGCAACCAGAAGCGCAAACACGATGAGATCAACCATGTGCAGAAG ACTTATGCGGAAATGGATCCCACCACAGCAGCTTTGGAGAAGGAGCATGAAGCG ATCACCAAGGTGAAATACGTGGACAAGATCCATATTGGGAACTATGAGATTGATGCTTGGTATTTCTCGCCGTTCCCAGAGGATTATGGGAAGCAGCCCAAGTTGTGGATCTGCGAGTACTGCCTCAAGTACATGAAGTTTGAGAAGACCTATCGCTACCATCTA GGCCAATGCCAGTGGAGGCAACCGCCAGGCAAGGAAATCTATCGCAAGAACAACATCTCTGTATATGAGGTGGATGGCAAAGACCACAAG atttACTGCCAGAATCTGTGTCTTTTGGCCAAGCTCTTCCTGGACCACAAGACCCTCTACTTTGACGTTGAGCCCTTTGTCTTCTACATCCTCACTGAGGTCGACAGGCAAGGGGCCCACATTGTCGGCTACTTTTCTAAG gAAAAGGAGTCTCCAGATGGTAACAATGTGGCCTGCATCCTCACCTTGCCACCGTACCAGAGGCGGGGTTATGGGAAATTTCTTATTGCTTTTA GCTATGAACTTTCCAAGTTAGAAAGCACAGTGGGTTCTCCAGAGAAGCCCCTTTCAGACCTTGGCAAGCTGAGCTACCGGAGCTACTGGTCATGGGTACTGTTGGAGATTCTTCGGGACTTCCGGGGCACTCTCTCCATCAAAGATCTCAG TCAAATGACGAGCATCACacaaaatgacatcatcagtacGCTGCAGTCATTGAACATGGTGAAATATTGGAAGGGACAGCATGTCATCTGTGTCACACCTAAGCTGGTTGAGGAACATCTCAAAAGTGCTCAATATAAGAAGCCTCCCATCACAG TGGATTCCCTCTGCCTGAGATGGGCGCCTCCCAAACACAAGCAAGCCAAGATTTCTAAGAAGTGA
- the LOC136652310 gene encoding zinc finger protein 271-like isoform X1 yields MSQVTPLLHRHLHRQSNMPGSEGYTNMLGILEPPVPDSTRRVLEKPFLCTDCGKSFSQSSNLIEHQRIHTGERPFTCSECEKSFSRSSTLVEHQRTHTGEKPYTCPECGRGFSRSSTLTEHQRTHTGETPFPCRECGKAFSRTSNLVKHLRTHSGEKPYTCALCGKRFSLSSNLLKHERTHSGEKPFSCALCGKRFKKKTHLVSHHRVHTGERPYRCEECGKCFSQSSILIEHQRIHTGEKPYKCADCGKSFCVSSNLIKHQRIHTGEKPYTCLVCGKSFSQSSVLIEHQRIHTGERPFVCNVCGKRFSQSSTLMGHQRIHTGEKPFACPECGRGFSRSSALTEHQRTHTGETPFPCHECGKAFSRTSNLVKHLRTHSGEKPYACTLCGKRFSLSSNLLKHERTHSGEKPFPCPLCGKCFKKKTHLVSHNRVHTGERPYRCEECGKCFSQSSSLIEHQRIHTGEKPYKCPQCGRGFYVNSKLVKHQRIHTGEKPYACSACGKTFRYKQQFPRHQAHVHPGEDQVSVLTLGTSVNVTLVGPLIQSP; encoded by the exons ATGTCCCAGGTTACCCCCCTGCTACATAGACACCTGCATAGGCAGTCCAACATGCCAGGTTCAGAGGGTTACACCAACATGCTGGGCATCCTAGAACCACCGGTCCCTGATTCAACCCGACGTGTGCTAGAGAAGCCATTCCTCTGCACTGATTGTGGGAAGAGCTTCTCACAAAGTTCCAACTTGATAGagcaccagagaatccacactggggagcgCCCATTCACGTGCAGCGAGTGTGAGAAGAGCTTTAGCCGCAGCAGCACCCTTGTAGAACACCAGCGTacacacacaggtgagaaaccttaCACATGCCCAGAGTGTGGGCGGGGCTTCAGCCGCAGCTCTACTCTCACTGAGCACCAGCGCACCCACACTGGTGAGACACCTTTCCCATGCCGGGAGTGTGGGAAGGCCTTCAGCCGTACCTCCAACCTCGTTAAGCACCTGCGTACCCACTCAGGCGAGAAGCCCTACACTTGTGCACTTTGTGGGAAGCGCTTCTCCCTCAGCTCCAATCTCCTGAAGCACGAGCGTACCCACTCTGGGGAGAAGCCCTTCTCTTGTGCCCTCTGCGGAAAGCGCTTCAAGAAAAAAACCCACCTAGTGTCCCACCATCGTGTGCATACAGGGGAGCGACCCTACCGGTGCGAGGAGTGTGGGAAGTGCTTCTCCCAAAGTTCTATTTTAATTGagcaccagagaatccacactggggagaagccatACAAATGTGCAGACTGTGGGAAGAGCTTCTGTGTGAGCTCCAACCTCATCaaacatcagagaatccacacgggTGAGAAACCCTACACTTGCTTGGTCTGTGGAAAA AGCTTTTCGCAGAGCTCCGTGCTCATTGAACACCAGCGCATTCACACTGGGGAGAGGCCCTTTGTCTGCAATGTGTGTGGGAAGCGTTTCTCCCAGAGCTCCACCCTAATGGggcaccagagaatccacactggCGAGAAACCCTTTGCCTGCCCAGAGTGTGGACGGGGTTTCAGCCGAAGCTCTGCCCTGACAGAACATCAGCGCACCCATACTGGCGAGACGCCGTTCCCATGTCATGAGTGTGGGAAAGCCTTCAGCCGCACTTCCAACCTTGTGAAGCACCTGCGCACCCATTCAGGTGAGAAGCCCTATGCCTGCACCCTCTGTGGAAAGCGCTTCTCTCTCAGCTCCAACCTCCTCAAGCACGAGCGCACCCACTCAGGGGAGAAGCcttttccctgccccctttgtgGCAAATGCTTCAAGAAGAAAACCCACTTGGTGTCACACAATCGGGTACACACTGGGGAGCGGCCCTACCGTTGtgaggagtgtggaaagtgcttctcCCAGAGCTCATCCCTGATTGagcaccagagaatccacaccGGGGAGAAGCCTTACAAATGTCCCCAGTGTGGCCGAGGGTTCTATGTCAACTCCAAACTGGTCaaacatcagagaatccacacaggtgagaaaccctatgCCTGTTCAGCGTGTGGAAAAACCTTCCGATACAAGCAACAGTTTCCCCGTCACCAGGCCCATGTCCACCCTggagaggaccaggtgtctgtgCTCACTTTGGGCACCAGTGTTAATGTTACTCTCGTAGGGCCTCTCATTCAGAGCCCCTAA